One Methanocaldococcus infernus ME DNA segment encodes these proteins:
- a CDS encoding stage II sporulation protein M has translation MIDSLKRNKNIISLVSLIYFQSFLVFSFLISHNQYFFNLGNEIFYNFKSQILSGVNLKALNSFSLYLLILSNNLKVCLLSYISGFFNIFILLINSFILSYVLVKFGIKKFVIFVLPHGVIEIPAFILAISSGIIFYIGVIEYLRKKSLERVIDSLRILSLSIILFIIAGFIESFITFRIIPH, from the coding sequence ATGATAGATAGTTTAAAAAGGAATAAAAATATAATTTCTCTTGTTTCCTTAATTTATTTCCAATCTTTTTTAGTCTTCTCTTTTCTAATCTCCCATAACCAATACTTTTTTAACTTGGGGAATGAGATTTTTTACAACTTTAAAAGTCAAATATTAAGTGGAGTTAATTTAAAGGCTCTAAATAGCTTTAGCCTCTATTTACTAATTTTGAGTAATAATTTAAAAGTTTGTCTCCTCTCCTATATATCTGGCTTTTTTAACATATTTATCTTACTGATAAACTCTTTTATCCTCTCCTATGTGCTTGTTAAGTTTGGAATAAAAAAATTTGTTATCTTTGTTTTGCCACATGGAGTTATAGAAATTCCTGCCTTCATCTTAGCCATCTCTTCAGGGATCATCTTTTACATTGGAGTTATTGAATATCTGAGAAAAAAGAGTTTAGAGAGAGTGATAGATTCTTTAAGAATTCTATCTTTATCTATTATCCTCTTTATCATTGCTGGATTTATTGAGAGTTTTATAACCTTTAGAATAATCCCTCATTAG
- the hmgA gene encoding hydroxymethylglutaryl-CoA reductase (NADPH) has protein sequence MDIFEELKNKKIKLYQLDDMLGHKEATKIRREFLEKELNIKFNHINKYSISEENVKKNIENMIGAIQIPLGIAGPIRVNGEHAKGLFYIPLATTEGALVASVNRGCSIITKCGGAIVRVIDDKMTRAPCFKTRSVVEAIKVRDWILKNFDKIKEVAESTTRHGKLIKIEPILIVGRNIYPRFCYKTGDAMGMNMVTIATEEACKFIVEELKKENIDVKLVSLSGNACVDKKPSGMNLIEGRGKSVVAEIYLDREEVEKYLKTTPEAIAEVNRLKNYIGSAISNSMGFNAHYANIVGAIFLATGQDEAHIVEGSLGITMAEVEDDKLYFSVTLPDLPLATVGGGTSVETQREALEIMGCYGSNKVLKFAEIVGAAVLAGELSLLGALASNHLAKAHKELGR, from the coding sequence ATGGATATTTTTGAAGAGCTAAAAAATAAGAAAATAAAGTTATATCAATTGGATGATATGTTAGGACATAAAGAAGCTACAAAGATAAGGAGAGAATTTTTAGAAAAGGAACTTAACATTAAATTTAATCACATAAATAAATATTCTATATCAGAGGAGAATGTAAAAAAGAATATAGAGAATATGATAGGAGCTATTCAAATACCCTTAGGAATAGCTGGGCCAATAAGGGTTAATGGAGAGCATGCTAAAGGTCTCTTTTATATTCCATTGGCTACAACTGAAGGAGCCTTAGTAGCTTCAGTTAATAGAGGTTGCTCAATAATAACCAAGTGTGGAGGAGCTATAGTTAGAGTTATTGATGACAAGATGACAAGAGCTCCATGCTTTAAAACAAGGTCTGTTGTTGAAGCTATAAAAGTAAGAGATTGGATATTAAAAAACTTTGATAAAATTAAGGAAGTGGCTGAGTCAACAACAAGGCATGGGAAGTTAATAAAGATAGAGCCAATATTAATAGTTGGGAGAAATATCTACCCAAGATTTTGCTACAAAACTGGAGATGCTATGGGCATGAATATGGTTACCATAGCTACAGAAGAGGCTTGTAAGTTTATTGTTGAAGAGCTTAAAAAGGAAAATATTGATGTTAAGCTTGTTTCCTTAAGTGGAAATGCCTGTGTAGATAAAAAGCCAAGTGGCATGAACTTAATAGAGGGGAGAGGGAAGAGTGTTGTAGCAGAGATTTACTTAGATAGGGAAGAGGTGGAGAAGTATTTAAAGACAACCCCTGAGGCCATTGCTGAGGTTAATAGACTAAAAAACTATATTGGCTCAGCAATATCCAACAGCATGGGTTTTAATGCCCACTATGCCAATATTGTTGGAGCCATCTTCTTAGCCACTGGTCAAGATGAGGCTCATATAGTTGAAGGTAGCTTAGGCATAACTATGGCTGAAGTTGAAGATGACAAGCTCTATTTTTCAGTAACCCTTCCTGATCTTCCATTAGCCACAGTAGGAGGAGGAACAAGTGTAGAGACTCAAAGAGAGGCTTTAGAAATTATGGGATGTTATGGCTCTAACAAGGTTTTAAAATTTGCTGAGATTGTTGGAGCTGCTGTTTTGGCTGGAGAACTCTCCTTATTGGGAGCTTTAGCCTCTAACCATTTAGCAAAGGCTCATAAAGAGCTTGGAAGATGA
- a CDS encoding tetratricopeptide repeat protein has protein sequence METPETPRVKVLEAVSYALRAYRAMFEGNLYKALYYCDESLRLQSDFLIPLFLKGLILTSLGKVDEAIEVFNTLVRLGDKNPITYLFLGQLYGIKGSCSDALKNYKKALNIEDNFPSAQFLKLLCLESLGKYEELLEEYDKVLRVAPNLKILYVKKADILRKLGKYYEALECINKALEKDPNDINALYLKGVLLKRMNKFEEAYQVFKKLIDELNVKWLDALRHLASICLTIGEFKEAIKYAEEGLKIAGEDPTFLYYIGKAYERLKEYERAKEYLNRCIEKKPSYVKALLSLAKIHEEEGNYEKAADLYVKSQLYMDKHVKRDLD, from the coding sequence TTGGAAACTCCTGAAACCCCAAGGGTTAAAGTTTTGGAAGCTGTGTCTTATGCATTAAGAGCATATAGAGCTATGTTTGAAGGCAATTTATATAAAGCTTTATATTACTGTGATGAATCTTTAAGATTACAATCAGATTTTTTAATCCCTTTATTCTTAAAAGGGTTAATCTTAACCTCTTTAGGGAAGGTTGATGAGGCTATTGAGGTTTTTAACACCTTAGTTAGATTGGGAGATAAAAATCCTATTACTTACTTGTTCTTAGGACAACTTTATGGTATTAAGGGATCATGTTCAGATGCATTAAAAAACTATAAAAAAGCTTTAAATATTGAAGATAATTTCCCATCAGCTCAATTTTTAAAACTTCTATGCTTAGAGAGCTTAGGAAAATATGAAGAGCTTTTAGAAGAGTATGATAAAGTTTTAAGAGTTGCTCCAAATTTAAAAATTTTGTATGTTAAGAAAGCAGATATATTAAGGAAATTAGGAAAGTATTATGAAGCTTTAGAATGCATAAATAAAGCCTTAGAGAAAGATCCAAATGACATTAATGCTTTATACTTAAAAGGAGTGCTATTAAAGAGAATGAATAAATTTGAAGAGGCTTATCAGGTGTTTAAAAAATTAATTGATGAGCTTAATGTTAAGTGGTTAGATGCTCTAAGACACTTGGCATCAATTTGTTTAACTATTGGAGAGTTTAAAGAAGCTATAAAATATGCTGAAGAAGGGTTAAAGATAGCTGGAGAAGATCCTACTTTCCTATACTATATTGGAAAAGCTTATGAGAGACTAAAGGAGTATGAAAGAGCTAAAGAATATTTAAATAGGTGTATAGAAAAGAAACCAAGTTATGTTAAAGCTCTTTTAAGTCTGGCTAAGATACATGAAGAAGAAGGAAATTATGAGAAAGCTGCAGATCTCTATGTCAAGTCACAGCTTTACATGGATAAGCATGTGAAGAGAGATTTAGATTAA
- a CDS encoding mechanosensitive ion channel family protein, producing MNFENYIIKIGIFIFILVVGYFVSIFVDLFLNRLEKIAEKTKNKLDDIVISAIKVPLKIIIILFFLYLGFYLTLPIQYINLVENAIKFIFILILTYTSVKILDKLFDLYVKPIIEKTDTKLDDHLAKPLKKILKILLYLLGILTALSSIGYDITTILAGLGIGGLAVALALQDTIKNFIAGLLILADKPFIIGHWVKISDIEGIVEEIGIRSTRIRSFDETLYIIPNSKLLEEVIENLSVRDRRRVLFTIGLTYNTPPEKIKRAKEIILKIIEEHKATLPPYRVHFIEYGDWSLNLRIEYFVRNMGFDYYLNAVEEINLKIKEELEKEGIEIAFPTYTIKVDKYDT from the coding sequence ATGAATTTTGAAAATTACATAATAAAGATTGGAATTTTTATATTCATTTTAGTAGTTGGTTATTTTGTAAGCATTTTTGTAGATCTATTTTTAAATAGATTGGAAAAAATAGCTGAGAAAACAAAAAATAAGTTAGATGACATTGTTATTAGTGCTATTAAAGTTCCTTTAAAGATAATAATTATCCTCTTCTTCTTATACTTAGGCTTCTATCTTACTCTTCCAATCCAGTATATAAACTTAGTTGAGAATGCTATTAAATTTATATTTATTTTAATACTCACATATACATCAGTTAAAATACTTGATAAACTCTTTGATCTCTATGTAAAGCCAATAATTGAAAAGACAGACACTAAGTTAGATGATCACTTAGCCAAGCCATTAAAGAAAATTTTAAAGATTCTTCTCTACTTACTTGGAATTTTAACAGCTCTAAGCTCTATTGGTTATGACATAACCACCATCTTAGCTGGTTTAGGAATTGGAGGTTTGGCTGTAGCCCTTGCCTTACAAGATACTATAAAAAACTTCATTGCTGGCCTTCTCATCTTAGCTGACAAGCCCTTTATAATAGGACATTGGGTTAAGATTAGTGATATAGAGGGAATAGTTGAAGAGATTGGAATTAGAAGCACAAGGATAAGAAGTTTTGATGAAACCCTCTATATAATTCCAAACTCTAAACTTTTAGAAGAAGTTATAGAAAACTTAAGTGTTAGAGATAGAAGGAGAGTTCTCTTTACCATAGGATTAACCTATAACACTCCTCCAGAGAAGATTAAAAGAGCTAAGGAGATAATATTAAAGATTATTGAAGAGCATAAGGCTACACTTCCTCCTTACAGAGTTCATTTTATTGAATATGGAGATTGGAGCTTAAACTTAAGGATTGAGTATTTTGTTAGAAATATGGGCTTTGACTACTATTTAAATGCTGTTGAGGAGATAAACTTAAAGATTAAGGAGGAGCTTGAAAAAGAGGGAATAGAGATAGCTTTCCCAACCTATACTATCAAGGTTGATAAATATGATACTTAA
- the pyrC gene encoding dihydroorotase codes for MILKNCRAYINKKFINCCIEIDDGRIKKIAKVIDGEGIDLKNNVVVPGCIDSHVHLRWKSKKEGFKSGSEAAINGGFCFVIDMPNDNPPITSKERFYKKLEDTKKCKVNILLNYGITDENYKDYLKEAKGYKIFMVKSVGDLHIKDYNNLKYILNEKKLFCIHAEHKDIIEENKKKIPLKTWLDHCRIREKRAEVEAVKEILKYKKEKVYFCHISTKESLEIIKDDYIEVTPHHLYLNKEMAEELKGLGKFNPPLRDKEDNIALIKALNNKVSVIASDHAPHLYEEKLRDVSECPSGIPGLETLIPLTLNLVNKGYISLERAIELISLNPAKIFNINNRIKEGNLANLTILNIKKEIKIDAENFKSKAKFSPFDGWKVRGAPIYTVVNGNLYETTYR; via the coding sequence ATGATACTTAAAAATTGTAGAGCATATATAAACAAAAAATTTATAAATTGTTGTATTGAAATTGATGATGGAAGGATTAAGAAAATAGCTAAGGTTATTGATGGAGAGGGAATAGACTTAAAAAATAATGTTGTTGTTCCTGGGTGTATAGATAGCCATGTCCATCTAAGATGGAAGTCAAAAAAGGAAGGATTTAAAAGTGGTAGTGAAGCAGCTATAAATGGAGGCTTCTGCTTTGTCATAGATATGCCTAATGATAACCCACCAATAACAAGCAAAGAAAGATTTTATAAAAAGTTAGAAGATACTAAGAAATGTAAGGTTAATATTCTTTTAAATTATGGGATAACTGATGAGAACTATAAAGACTACTTAAAAGAGGCTAAAGGATACAAAATTTTTATGGTTAAGTCAGTTGGAGATCTCCATATTAAAGATTATAATAATTTAAAATATATCCTAAATGAGAAAAAGCTTTTTTGTATCCATGCTGAGCATAAAGATATCATAGAGGAGAATAAAAAGAAGATTCCATTAAAAACTTGGCTTGACCACTGTAGAATTAGAGAGAAGAGGGCTGAAGTTGAAGCTGTAAAAGAAATCTTAAAGTATAAAAAAGAGAAGGTTTATTTTTGCCATATTTCAACTAAAGAAAGTTTGGAGATAATAAAGGATGACTATATTGAAGTAACTCCTCACCATCTATACTTAAACAAGGAGATGGCTGAGGAATTAAAAGGCTTGGGGAAATTTAACCCACCCTTAAGGGATAAGGAAGATAACATAGCTCTAATAAAGGCTCTAAATAATAAGGTTAGTGTTATAGCCTCTGACCATGCCCCTCATCTCTATGAGGAGAAGTTGAGAGATGTCAGTGAATGTCCCTCAGGAATTCCTGGATTAGAAACCTTAATTCCCTTAACACTAAATTTAGTTAATAAGGGTTATATATCCTTAGAGAGAGCTATAGAATTAATTTCCCTAAATCCAGCTAAGATCTTTAATATTAACAATAGAATAAAAGAGGGAAATTTAGCTAATTTAACTATCCTAAATATTAAAAAAGAGATTAAGATTGATGCTGAAAACTTTAAGTCCAAGGCTAAGTTTAGTCCATTTGATGGCTGGAAAGTGAGAGGGGCTCCAATATATACAGTGGTTAATGGTAACCTTTATGAGACAACATATAGGTGA
- a CDS encoding DUF2116 family Zn-ribbon domain-containing protein encodes MVEKHRHCLNCGISIPPDQVFCSEKCRMEYLNRRKKMMRVQYMFIGIAILLIIYVFISNYFIG; translated from the coding sequence TTGGTAGAGAAGCATAGACACTGCTTGAACTGTGGAATCTCTATTCCTCCTGATCAGGTTTTTTGTTCTGAAAAGTGTAGGATGGAATATTTAAATAGAAGAAAAAAGATGATGAGAGTTCAATATATGTTTATAGGGATTGCTATCCTACTTATTATTTATGTTTTCATCTCAAACTACTTTATTGGGTGA
- the afpA gene encoding archaeoflavoprotein AfpA, translating into MLKVAWGITGCGDRIEEVVNIMIEMKNKYNLNVDVYVSKNGEFVLRWYKLFDKVKKEFDKVWVEKGPNSPFLPGKLQTGKYDLFIIAPATANTTAKIAHGIADTLITNSVAQGMKARVPTYIYPPDNKEGVVETLLPNGKTLKLYIRKVDVENVKKLEEMEGIEVLYSPEEIKKVIERHIDEKNSRGDQ; encoded by the coding sequence ATGTTAAAAGTAGCTTGGGGAATTACAGGATGTGGAGATAGAATAGAAGAAGTTGTTAACATTATGATAGAGATGAAGAATAAATATAACTTAAATGTTGATGTCTATGTTTCAAAAAATGGAGAGTTTGTTTTAAGATGGTATAAGTTGTTTGATAAAGTAAAGAAAGAGTTTGATAAAGTTTGGGTTGAAAAGGGACCAAACTCTCCTTTCCTGCCTGGAAAGTTACAGACAGGAAAGTATGATCTATTTATAATAGCTCCTGCTACAGCCAACACAACAGCTAAGATAGCCCATGGGATAGCAGACACTTTAATAACCAACTCTGTAGCCCAAGGGATGAAGGCAAGAGTTCCAACCTATATATATCCTCCAGATAATAAAGAGGGGGTTGTTGAAACCCTACTTCCAAATGGTAAGACATTAAAGTTGTATATAAGAAAGGTGGATGTTGAGAATGTTAAAAAGCTTGAAGAGATGGAAGGAATTGAAGTTCTTTACTCTCCTGAAGAGATTAAGAAGGTTATAGAGAGGCATATAGATGAAAAGAATAGTAGAGGAGATCAATAA